Genomic DNA from Verrucomicrobiota bacterium:
CGTCTTCGTTCCGCCCAGATACCGCTCGGTCCAGCCGACCGTCACCGCAATCTCGTAGACGCCGTCGTCATCGGTGTCCGACACCGTCGTGGTGCGGGTACAGGCAATCGCGGCGGACTGGTCTTCGGAGTAGTCGAGACTGAGGTTCTCAGTAACGCTATTGCCCATAAGGGACGCCAGCTCAGCTTGCGTCCTGGACTGAATCGCTTCGACGCCGGCCTCGCACAGGTCAACGCCTTGGGCCGTGTGCCGGGCGCTGTTGACGTTGAACGAGCCGTGCAGGAACGAGAACCACAGCGCCGTCAGCAGGAAAGCGGCCAACAGCATGGCAATGAGGACCTCGATCAGCGTAAAGCCGCGTTGGTTCATTCTGTCGCTCCCAAATCAACTTCACGGAAACAGTCGCGCCTCAGGCTGAAGACATTGAAACTGCCAAACATGCCCTGCGGCAGGTGGTAGAGCACCGACGGCACCTGGAAGATGTTCGGCACGTTCGTGCCCATGTCGAAGTAGTCGGAGAAAAACGTCCCGGTCACGATCGTTTGCTTCGTCGAAGTGATCTGCGTCTCGGCATAGAAGATGCCCTGCACGTAGAGCTGGGCACGGTCAAACAGAATCGTGTTCGGCGTCATGACGCCAAGGATCGACATCGTCGGAAACATTTCGCCTGCGCGAACGATCAGGTCATTCTCGACTGTCACGTTTCCCGTGGCCAGCACGCATGCCGAGCCTTGGTAGTACATCATGCCGGAGTTGTCCTTGCCGATGCCAAGGTCGCCCTCGATAACGATGACGCCGCTGACCGTGAGATTGCCGTTGCCGTCGGCGGAAATGGAGCCGTACTCGTTGCTGTACGAGAAGCTCGAGCTCCGGGTAATGTCGGCGAGCTGGGCGAGTGCGGCCGGATCGGAGATGACAAGTCCGTGGTCCCGCAGGTAATCGGTATACGAGTCATAGCCCTCGTACGGATCGGAGAGCTTCGGGAAGCCGTCGAAGGTGTCGACAGGCAAGTCGTACGGCTCGTCGGTGCCGTTATCCGAGTAGACGGCGCTGGCGCCCTTGTTGCCGGTCCAGCCATCGGTGACGTAGGTGCCGTCAACGCGCATCTTGGCTTCGCCGATCTGCGCATCGTAGACGATCTCGGTCGTGCCGTCCTCACCGATGTCGGCACTGCCGCTGATCGAGACCTGGCCATAGCGGACACGCACTTCGGTGTCAAGCGTCTCGAAGAGACGGCCATCCACCATCTCGGCGATCATCGGGATTCTCGATGCGAGCGTCAACGGCAGCCCAATGTAGTTGTTGCCGATATAGGCGCTGCCCGACATCTCCATCACCGTGCCATGAAAGGTATCTTCTCCGAGGATGTGCACCGAGCCTCGGATGTCCACGCAGCCGTTGATCGTCCGACCGGCAGCTCCCGCTCCGGCAAAAATCGCGTTGTTCCACGGGTTGAGATTCTTAATGCGGTACTTGGAGAGCACCGCGCGTGTCTTCCCCCGAACCGTGCCCGTCGAGCGCACCCAGATCGCATCGTCGAGGCCGGCGATGTTGGCCATCTCGATCGTGTAGGTGCCGTCGGCGAAGCTGACGGGCCCGGCAAGTACGCGGAAGGTGGGGTAGTAGGTCACGCCGTCCTCGGCCAAGTAGCCGCCGTCGTACGAGTCGAGATAGAACCGGCCGTCGCGCCACGAGGGCTCGTACCCCTGAGGCGTGTTGATCATGTCTTCGTAGAGCAGCCGCGCGCCCGTCTCGAGCCCCGCCTCGGCGACATGGAACGCCGCAATCGAGTCGCTGTTCGAGTTGACGATGATGTGCTCGGTCAACGTCATACCCATGAACGCCGCCACCATGACGGCGCTCACGAGGGCTAGGATAATCACGACCGCGAGTGCGGAGCCGTCCTGGCTGTCGGGAAGTCCAGGCAACGGGCCTGCGCGGCGGGTAAGAGCTTTTGTGTTCGCGTTCATCGTCGGCCCCTGCCTTTGCTTGGGTCCTCTTCTGTTCTGCGAGCTGGCTCAGTGAATTGAGTACAGCTCAGGCGCCTCGTGCCGGACGAGCAGATCGGCTACCTTGCGCGCTATCCATGTCCTGGCGCCGTGAAGACACGTCCATCCCCCCTGGAAGCAGGTATCGGAGAAAAGCACCGGGAACTTTAGCGCGGTCTTCGCGCAAGAACGGGGCTTCTGAATCAGGAAGCTCGAACAGAACGCGTGCGGCCGGATGCCGCACGCGGCGGCGCCTACGCTGAGCGTTGGCCTGCCCTCAGGTGCTCGTCTGCCTCCTGGCCGGCTTGTAGCCGGCGATGATGCCCGCTCCGTTGGCCAGCGCGACCTTGAGGCGGCGAACCTTGCGCAGGCCGAGGCGCCTGAACCAGTCCTTGACCTCGTTCGACGTGTAGGTGCGCCCGCCGTCGGTGTGCACGAGCATGTTGAGCGCAAACACGGCGGGCCAGACCGGCTTTGTGCGTGTCGTATCGAGGAGGAAGTCCTGCAGGTAGAGCATGCCACCGGGCTCGAGCGACCGGATGACTTTGCGCAGCATGGCGAGGTTGGCGTGAGCGCCGAACGAGTGGATCAGGTTGGAGACCCACGCCACGTCGTAGCGTGTCGGGATGCGCGGCTCGGCCGCGACATCGCACGCGAGGAAGTCGAAGCGTTCTTCGAGGCCGTAGCTGGCCACGACCTCGCGCGTGATCGGCAGCACCTCCTTGCGATCGACGACGGTAGCGCGCAGCGCGGGGTGCGCACGGCAGAACATGATCGCGTATGTGCCCGGGCCGCCGCCGATGTCGGCGAGGTGTGTCCGGCCTTTGAGGTCGAGGGCGCGGGCGATCCGCTCGCCCTTGGCACGGCCACCGCTGTGCATGGCCAGAATGAAGGCGCGCAGTTGCTCGGGCGCGCGATTGCGCAGGCGCTCGTGCCGGACGGGGGCGTTCGTGCGCACCGCCTCCTCAAGCCGGCCCCACGAGTTCCACATGTAGGCGCCGTGGGCGACATTGGCGGCGATGCAGTCCTCGCTCGACGCGACAAGGTAGCGGGCCGTCTCGCGTGTGTTGGCGTAGGTTTGGCCGCGCTTGGCGAGCAGGTCAATGCCGACAAGCGCGTTGAGCAGGAGTTCGAGCGAGCGCGCCCTCGCACCGAGTCGGCGGGCCAACTGCGCCGCCGTACACGGGCCGCCGGCGAGCGCATCGAACACGCCCATGAGCACGCCCGTCTGCAGTACGCGCGTCTGCCAGAACGAGGCCATCTGGAAGATCCGGTCCGGCCCGCTTTTCTTCATGCCCTTCCGTGTTCTCCGTGCCTTCTGCGCCTAGAGGCTCGTCCTGAGCAGTTGCTCAACATCTCCGGCGCTGACAACACGCGGCGACGACTTCGTGTTCCCCTTGGTCATGACGTAGGCCGCATACTGTGTGATCTCCTCAACGGTCACACCGTAGTCGGCCAGCGAGGTCGCCACGCCGAGCGCGTCGAGCCATGCGTCGAGCGCCTCGACGCCCGTGCGGTCTTTCGCGCCGCCGAACAACTCGTAGACTCGGCCGATCTTCCCGGCCGCGGCCTCATAGTTGAAATCGAGGCCATGGGCAATGAGCGCCGCGTTGGCGCGGCCGTGCGAAACGCCGTGCTTGAGCGTCAGGTGGTAGCCGAGCGCGTGGACCATCGTCGTGCCGGCCTGGGCGATGACGAGACCGGCCACGCACGCGGCGTAGAGCATCTCGCCGCGGGCTTCGATGTCGCGGGGCGTCTTCACGACCTTGGGCAAAGCGTGCCGCACGCGGGTGATCGCCTCGATCGCGAGCGCATCGCTCAGCGGCGTGGCGCGGCGAGAGATGTAGCCCTCGACGGCATGGCAGAAGGCGTCCACCCCCGTGTCGACCGTGTACTCGACCGGCAAATCAAGCGTCAGCTCGGGGTCGAGCAGCGCAAGGTATGGATACGTATCCGGGCCGTGAAGGTTGGCCTTGTCGTCGATTCGCTCGTCGGTCAGGATCGCGTACTGGTTCACCTCGCTGCCTGTGCCGGCCGTCGTCGGAATCATCAGCAAGGGCAGCGCCCGATACGGCCAGTCGGTGTCGATCAGATCCGCCACGGGTGCCGAATTGGCCGCGCCGACCGCGACGCCCTTGGCGGCGTCCATCGCGCTTCCGCCTCCGACGCCGATGACAAGCTGGCACTTCATGTCCCGCGCGCGCTGGGCGATCGCATCGACCTCCGTACACGGGGGGTTGGGCGACGCGGCGCCGAAGACGACGTGCGCAACGCCCGCCTCGCGCAGCAGCTTCTCGATCCGCGCCCTGAGCCCCGACGCCTCGGCCGACTTGCGCCCCGTGACGACGCACACGTGCTCCGCGCGCCGAATGTGCCGCCCCAATTCGTCCATCACGCCGGCGCCGAACCGAATTGCCGTCGGGGCATGGTAGCTGAAGGTGTCCATGAGTCCCGTCCTCCGGTTCAGGGCGTCACGCGGCCCATGAGGCGCGCGAAGGGGATCGTCTCGCGCACGTGGGGCAGATTGCAGAGCCAGGCGACGGTGCGCTCGATGCCGAGGCCGAAGCCGGCGTGCGGCACGCTGCCATAGCGGCGCAGGTCGAGGTACCACGTGAAGGCCGCCTCGGGCAGGCCGTGCTCGGCGATGCGGCCCCGGAGCACCTCGAGGTCGTCCTCGCGCTGGCCGCCGCCGATGATTTCGCCGTAGCCTTCTGGTGCGAGCATATCGACGCAAAGCGCGACGCGCTCGTCGGCCGGGTCGCGTTTCATGTAGAACGCCTTGATCTGGGCGGGGTAGCGGTGGACAAGCACGGGGGTCTCGAACTGCGCGCTGAGCACGGTCTCGTCGTCGCCCCCGAAGTCGCCGCCCCACTCGAAGCTCACCTCGTGCTTGTGCAAGACGTCGACCGCCTCGTCGTAGCTGATACGCGCGTAGGGCTTCTTGACCCTGCGCAGCGCGTCGAGGTTGCGTTCGAGGAAGACGAGCTCGCGCTCGCGGCGCTCGAGCACGCGGTGCACAATGAAATCGACGAAGTCCTCGGCGAGGTCCATGTCCTCGCTCAACTCCATGAACGCCACCTCGGGCTCGATCATCCAGAACTCCGTGAGATGGCGGCGCGTCTTGGACTTCTCGGCGCGGAAGGTCGGCCCGAAGCAGTAGACCTTGCCGAACGCCATCGCGCCGGCCTCCATGTAGAGCTGCCCCGATTGGGTCAGGTACGCCTTGTCGCCGAAGTAGTCGGTCTCGAACAACGTTGTCGTGCCCTCGCACGCGGCGGGCGTGAAGATCGGCGCGTCGAGGAGCGTGAAGCCGCGCCCGTCGAAAAAGTCGCGCGCGGCGCGGATGATCTCGGCACGCACTCGGAGAATGGCGTGCTGTCTCGACGAGCGGAGCCAGAGGTGGCGGTTGTCCATAAGGAACGCCGTGCCGTGCTCCTTGGGCGTGATCGGGTAGTCGTGCGCAAGCTGCACGATGCGCACGTCGCGTACGGTCAGCTCGTAGCCGAGCGGCGAGCGGGCATCCTCCTTGACCGTGCCGGTAACCTCGACCGACGACTCCTGCGTCACCTCGTCACAGCGGGCGAACACTTCGTCCCCC
This window encodes:
- a CDS encoding methyltransferase domain-containing protein is translated as MKKSGPDRIFQMASFWQTRVLQTGVLMGVFDALAGGPCTAAQLARRLGARARSLELLLNALVGIDLLAKRGQTYANTRETARYLVASSEDCIAANVAHGAYMWNSWGRLEEAVRTNAPVRHERLRNRAPEQLRAFILAMHSGGRAKGERIARALDLKGRTHLADIGGGPGTYAIMFCRAHPALRATVVDRKEVLPITREVVASYGLEERFDFLACDVAAEPRIPTRYDVAWVSNLIHSFGAHANLAMLRKVIRSLEPGGMLYLQDFLLDTTRTKPVWPAVFALNMLVHTDGGRTYTSNEVKDWFRRLGLRKVRRLKVALANGAGIIAGYKPARRQTST
- the asnS gene encoding asparagine--tRNA ligase; protein product: MAHAYIEEIGRHVGQEVTLRGWLYNKRHKGKLYFLLVRDGTETIQCVAYRPDVGDEVFARCDEVTQESSVEVTGTVKEDARSPLGYELTVRDVRIVQLAHDYPITPKEHGTAFLMDNRHLWLRSSRQHAILRVRAEIIRAARDFFDGRGFTLLDAPIFTPAACEGTTTLFETDYFGDKAYLTQSGQLYMEAGAMAFGKVYCFGPTFRAEKSKTRRHLTEFWMIEPEVAFMELSEDMDLAEDFVDFIVHRVLERRERELVFLERNLDALRRVKKPYARISYDEAVDVLHKHEVSFEWGGDFGGDDETVLSAQFETPVLVHRYPAQIKAFYMKRDPADERVALCVDMLAPEGYGEIIGGGQREDDLEVLRGRIAEHGLPEAAFTWYLDLRRYGSVPHAGFGLGIERTVAWLCNLPHVRETIPFARLMGRVTP
- a CDS encoding iron-containing alcohol dehydrogenase, with protein sequence MDTFSYHAPTAIRFGAGVMDELGRHIRRAEHVCVVTGRKSAEASGLRARIEKLLREAGVAHVVFGAASPNPPCTEVDAIAQRARDMKCQLVIGVGGGSAMDAAKGVAVGAANSAPVADLIDTDWPYRALPLLMIPTTAGTGSEVNQYAILTDERIDDKANLHGPDTYPYLALLDPELTLDLPVEYTVDTGVDAFCHAVEGYISRRATPLSDALAIEAITRVRHALPKVVKTPRDIEARGEMLYAACVAGLVIAQAGTTMVHALGYHLTLKHGVSHGRANAALIAHGLDFNYEAAAGKIGRVYELFGGAKDRTGVEALDAWLDALGVATSLADYGVTVEEITQYAAYVMTKGNTKSSPRVVSAGDVEQLLRTSL
- a CDS encoding prepilin-type N-terminal cleavage/methylation domain-containing protein, with the protein product MNQRGFTLIEVLIAMLLAAFLLTALWFSFLHGSFNVNSARHTAQGVDLCEAGVEAIQSRTQAELASLMGNSVTENLSLDYSEDQSAAIACTRTTTVSDTDDDGVYEIAVTVGWTERYLGGTKTRQITLNTQIARLSP